A genomic window from Gossypium hirsutum isolate 1008001.06 chromosome D10, Gossypium_hirsutum_v2.1, whole genome shotgun sequence includes:
- the LOC107934403 gene encoding cytochrome P450 83B1 isoform X1, with product MQLFDNSAPHIFLWKLSQKYGSLVYLRFGLKPILVVSSAKMAKEVMKTHDLDFCSRPYRRCSHKLSYNASDVAFSPYNDYWREMRKICVVHLFSGVQQYRPIREDEVDRLIEKISKLPVDAKPVNLSEAIMCLSSTIICRIAFGKRYDEEGAERSRFHELLNESQAILSSFSFSDYFPYMGWLDRFTGLLSRLEKTFKELDTFYQQLIDEHLDPIRLKPQQEDILDVLLQTWKDHDFSFDLTIDQIKAILMNLFIAGTDTSAATIIWVMSFLMKNPKCLKKTQAEVRNLIGKKGFVNEDDTRDLTYLKAVIKETFRLQPIAPLLVPRETLRKCNIGGYDIPAKTLVYVNAWAIGKDPETWENPEEFYPERFICSPIDYKGQHFELIPFGAGRRVCPGMHMGVAVVELALANLLYKFDWEMPIAMTKEDIDFDALPGITTHKKNALILVARKIYD from the exons ATGCAGCTGTTTGATAACTCAGCCCCTCATATTTTTCTTTGGAAACTCTCTCAAAAGTATGGTTCTCTCGTGTACTTGCGATTTGGGTTGAAACCAATCCTTGTAGTTTCTTCAGCGAAAATGGCTAAAGAGGTTATGAAAACCCATGACCTTGACTTTTGCAGTAGACCTTATCGACGTTGTAGTCATAAATTATCTTATAATGCCTCGGATGTGGCTTTTTCACCATATAATGACTACTGGAGGGAGATGAGGAAAATTTGTGTTGTACATCTCTTTAGCGGAGTGCAACAGTATCGTCCCATCAGAGAAGATGAAGTTGATCGCTTGATTGAAAAAATATCCAAATTACCTGTTGATGCTAAACCTGTCAACTTGAGTGAAGCAATAATGTGCCTTTCCAGTACAATAATTTGTAGAATAGCCTTCGGCAAGAGGTATGACGAAGAAGGAGCCGAAAGAAGCAGATTCCATGAGCTGCTTAATGAAAGTCAAGCCATATTATCAAGCTTCAGTTTTTCTGACTACTTTCCTTACATGGGCTGGCTCGATAGATTCACTGGATTGCTTAGTCGTCTTGAAAAAACTTTCAAAGAACTTGATACTTTTTATCAACAACTCATTGATGAACATCTGGATCCTATTAGGCTAAAACCCCAACAAGAGGACATACTCGACGTGTTACTACAAACATGGAAGGATCACGACTTTTCATTTGATCTGACTATCGATCAGATAAAAGCTATTCTTATG AACTTGTTTATAGCTGGAACAGACACATCCGCAGCCACTATAATATGGGTGATGAGCTTCTTAATGAAAAATCCAAAATGTTTGAAGAAAACTCAAGCAGAAGTAAGGAATTTGATTGGAAAAAAAGGTTTTGTAAATGAAGATGATACTCGAGATTTGACTTACTTAAAAGCTGTGATAAAAGAAACATTTAGATTGCAACCAATTGCTCCATTGTTAGTGCCACGAGAAACACTCCGAAAGTGCAACATAGGTGGGTACGATATACCTGCCAAAACCTTGGTTTATGTGAACGCGTGGGCAATAGGAAAAGACCCTGAAACCTGGGAAAATCCGGAAGAGTTTTATCCTGAAAGGTTCATTTGTAGTCCCATTGACTACAAAGGGCAACACTTTGAGCTCATACCATTTGGTGCTGGTAGAAGGGTTTGTCCTGGAATGCATATGGGAGTTGCAGTAGTGGAACTTGCCCTTGCTAATCTTCTTTACAAGTTCGATTGGGAAATGCCGATTGCGATGACGAAAGAAGACATAGACTTTGATGCACTACCTGGCATCActacacacaaaaaaaatgctctTATCCTTGTGGCTAGGAAGATTTATGATTAA
- the LOC107934403 gene encoding polyadenylate-binding protein RBP45C isoform X2, with the protein MGKPKHYRPPGKKKEGNAARYVTRSQAIKILQVSLSDFSIDTLSVICFTSVTFLYGFIEFVSRAAAERVLELYNGVPMPNSEQNFRLNWAALGYGEKRQEEGPDYTIFVGDLAADVSDYMLQETFKAVYPSVKSAKVVTDRTSC; encoded by the exons ATGGGGAAACCAAAGCACTACCGACCTCCG ggaaagaaaaaggaaggaaatgCTGCGAGATATGTGACGAGGTCACAAGCTATTAAAATCCTTCAAGTTAGCCTTTCGGATTTCAG CATTGACACACTCTCTGTCATCTGCTTCACTTCCGTTACCTTTCTCTATGGGTTTATCGAGTTTGTATCACGTGCTGCAGCCGAGAGGGTTTTGGAGTTGTATAATGGGGTGCCAATGCCAAATTCTGAGCAGAATTTTAGGTTGAATTGGGCGGCTCTTGGATATGGAGAAAAGAGGCAAGAAGAGGGTCCCGATTACACAATCTTTGTTGGGGATTTAGCTGCAGATGTTTCTGATTACATGTTACAAGAGACTTTTAAAGCTGTTTACCCATCTGTTAAGAGTGCCAAAGTGGTTACTGATAGGACTAGCTGCTAA